The Halalkalibacter krulwichiae genome has a segment encoding these proteins:
- a CDS encoding sensor domain-containing diguanylate cyclase: protein MKKDRGVALGVGGGVLVFVGLIFSSSHLIWIVLLGLVVIVLGAWSLWRKFSVLQASYEKLVKEKQQIEKENERLVKLSQEYELLFNSFTRVALVMVDKSSNDVHFSKGVEDLFGFSQQELNAYPNLWKSLIHQEDRAKVDQVEKALECNEEAEVDCRILLDGEEKWIQLYWKAYKDGTGHSEKVFGKFRDISKQKRLELELRQMAFFDDLTDLPNRKMLDRHIEKALSRAKRHQHNFTLMFVDLDDFKIVNDTHGHDVGDQLLKQVVSRLHESIREEDLIARIGGDEFIVVFEETTKEEIEDIAKRIVSNVSLPYDLEGIEAKISLSIGVSMYPEDGEDKSTLIQNADKAMYHAKHNGKNHFVLYTPELEEMEPSEVGVWARWKNFVQSTKFW from the coding sequence ATGAAAAAAGATAGAGGTGTCGCTCTTGGTGTGGGCGGGGGTGTGCTTGTTTTTGTAGGTCTCATTTTTAGTTCTTCTCATTTGATTTGGATTGTTTTGTTGGGTTTGGTTGTTATCGTACTCGGTGCGTGGTCGTTGTGGAGAAAATTCAGTGTGTTGCAAGCGAGCTATGAAAAGCTAGTAAAGGAAAAACAACAGATAGAAAAGGAAAATGAGCGTTTAGTGAAGCTCTCACAAGAGTATGAGCTTTTGTTTAATTCTTTTACTCGAGTGGCCTTAGTCATGGTTGATAAAAGCAGCAACGACGTTCATTTTTCTAAAGGGGTAGAGGATCTGTTTGGTTTTAGCCAGCAGGAGCTTAATGCGTATCCAAACTTGTGGAAAAGCTTAATCCATCAGGAGGACCGAGCCAAAGTTGATCAAGTAGAAAAAGCACTTGAATGTAACGAAGAAGCGGAAGTTGATTGCCGGATTCTCCTAGATGGAGAGGAAAAGTGGATTCAGTTATATTGGAAAGCGTATAAGGATGGGACTGGGCATTCTGAAAAAGTGTTTGGGAAGTTCAGGGACATTTCGAAACAGAAGCGATTAGAGCTAGAGTTGAGGCAAATGGCGTTTTTTGATGACTTAACAGACTTACCGAACCGGAAAATGTTAGATCGTCATATTGAAAAAGCCTTATCGCGAGCGAAGCGTCATCAGCATAATTTCACGCTTATGTTCGTCGATTTAGATGATTTCAAAATTGTTAATGATACTCATGGGCATGATGTAGGAGATCAGCTATTAAAACAAGTAGTCAGTAGATTACACGAAAGCATCCGAGAGGAAGACTTGATAGCTCGTATCGGTGGTGATGAGTTTATCGTTGTCTTCGAAGAAACGACAAAAGAAGAAATTGAGGACATAGCTAAAAGAATTGTCAGTAACGTTTCTCTTCCATATGATCTTGAGGGAATTGAAGCAAAGATTTCGTTAAGCATCGGGGTGAGCATGTACCCAGAGGATGGCGAAGACAAATCGACGTTAATTCAAAATGCTGATAAAGCGATGTATCATGCCAAACATAACGGCAAAAATCATTTTGTCTTGTATACACCGGAGTTGGAGGAAATGGAACCGAGTGAGGTCGGTGTTTGGGCGAGATGGAAAAACTTTGTTCAAAGCACAAAATTCTGGTAG
- a CDS encoding EAL domain-containing protein, protein MSIKKKLPLIFTSLVLCILIANSTLHYIRSKEKLIEYNEREIELITQEVSYQVENSRNGAQYVEDIIARELRTASIAIRNALPAEHENVTNEQLSELAEELLISHITLLAQTEDDIIGVKSSDAHEINMSTKDWLFWYDAFLELLELTPVTVEEGLALPNYWAGPIEVAASNPDHTDKWGYFHDGTTDYIINPYYRDNQVLEYEKLFGPANIMERFTSKLEGVLELTVFNPDKFGKETKWMHNNGNSFIRIVDQPIWYGTYDFENQAIDAGLIQEAIETETSQKYTDEVNGKLVTKTLVPIDTGSQDPYVIGVVYDYSLIQKELEKELIQHLILAIPFMLLVLLTSFIFSRSITKPIGKIVVKVNEIAHGHFGESILLKRKDELGHLAQNVNALSNSLQTYVTDLEKSQELIQFQAYHDPLTGLLNRRYFQEELEKRLSEADKTGETVAILFIDVDRFKDVNDTLGHARGDQLIRLISERIKLSLTNGNSVLTRQGGDEFVILVSGLEEEKITALAKDLVSTISQPYLIEGNEVIVSASCGISLAPKHTNKMETLMIYADGAMYAAKKDGGNHVVVYNEEINKEKNEKLRIEKRLRKAIANEEIEVYYQPKIDAKSDQLRGVEALLRWTDEELGFVPPDKFISIAEETGLIHPLWKIAMKQACSQISIWNSQRNEPIRLAVNFSAKQFQDPCSLVNQVKDILAEHQLAPNLFEVEITESTLLFKTTETIKALKSLQEYGISVSIDDFGTGYSSLSYLKTLPINCLKIDRSFIQDITEDNRNAEIPLTIINLARSLHLDVVAEGVEENHQKEFLVQNQCNYMQGFFFSKPLSKDDFEKNWL, encoded by the coding sequence ATGTCCATCAAAAAGAAACTGCCACTCATCTTTACCTCATTGGTATTATGTATTTTAATCGCAAACAGTACATTGCATTACATCCGCTCAAAGGAAAAGTTAATTGAATACAATGAACGTGAGATTGAATTAATTACCCAAGAGGTTTCCTATCAAGTTGAAAATTCAAGAAACGGTGCACAATACGTAGAAGATATTATCGCACGTGAGTTACGGACAGCTTCGATTGCGATTCGGAACGCTTTACCAGCCGAGCATGAAAATGTGACGAACGAACAATTATCGGAGCTTGCGGAGGAATTACTCATATCTCATATTACACTCCTCGCTCAAACAGAGGACGATATTATTGGAGTGAAATCATCCGATGCTCATGAAATTAATATGTCTACTAAAGATTGGCTTTTCTGGTACGACGCCTTTTTGGAGTTGCTTGAGTTAACGCCCGTAACAGTTGAAGAAGGTCTTGCTCTTCCGAATTACTGGGCTGGGCCGATTGAAGTGGCTGCCAGCAATCCTGACCATACAGATAAATGGGGTTATTTTCACGATGGGACGACCGATTATATTATTAATCCATATTACCGAGATAACCAAGTTCTAGAGTATGAGAAGCTATTTGGACCAGCCAATATTATGGAGCGATTTACTAGCAAACTAGAGGGTGTCCTTGAACTGACCGTCTTTAATCCTGACAAATTTGGAAAAGAGACGAAATGGATGCATAACAATGGCAATAGCTTTATTCGGATCGTCGATCAGCCAATTTGGTACGGGACGTACGATTTTGAGAACCAGGCAATCGATGCGGGGCTGATTCAAGAGGCGATTGAAACGGAAACTTCGCAAAAGTACACAGACGAAGTTAATGGGAAACTAGTAACAAAGACACTCGTCCCTATTGATACAGGCAGCCAAGACCCTTATGTAATTGGAGTCGTGTATGACTATAGTTTAATTCAAAAAGAACTTGAGAAAGAACTGATCCAGCACTTAATTCTTGCGATTCCATTTATGTTACTCGTGTTATTAACAAGTTTTATTTTCTCAAGATCGATTACAAAGCCGATTGGTAAAATTGTTGTCAAAGTGAATGAAATTGCACATGGTCATTTCGGGGAGAGCATCTTATTAAAACGAAAAGATGAACTCGGTCACCTTGCACAAAATGTCAATGCCTTATCTAATTCCTTACAAACCTATGTAACGGACTTAGAAAAAAGCCAGGAGTTGATCCAATTCCAAGCCTATCATGATCCTCTTACAGGGCTGTTAAACCGAAGATACTTCCAAGAAGAATTGGAAAAGCGTCTTTCGGAAGCAGACAAAACAGGAGAAACGGTTGCGATCTTATTTATCGATGTCGACCGCTTTAAAGATGTGAATGATACGTTAGGACATGCAAGAGGCGATCAATTAATCCGCCTCATCTCTGAACGAATCAAGCTATCATTGACGAATGGAAATAGTGTTCTAACAAGGCAAGGCGGCGATGAATTCGTCATTTTAGTAAGTGGTCTTGAAGAAGAGAAGATCACTGCTTTAGCCAAAGACCTTGTCTCAACGATTAGCCAACCTTATCTCATTGAAGGCAATGAAGTGATCGTAAGTGCAAGCTGTGGCATCAGCTTGGCACCGAAACATACGAATAAAATGGAGACATTAATGATTTATGCCGATGGCGCAATGTATGCAGCCAAGAAAGATGGCGGCAATCATGTCGTTGTTTATAATGAAGAAATCAATAAAGAGAAAAATGAAAAGCTAAGAATCGAAAAGCGTCTGAGAAAAGCGATTGCCAATGAAGAAATTGAAGTTTACTACCAGCCGAAGATTGATGCTAAGTCTGATCAGTTAAGAGGCGTAGAAGCACTGCTGAGATGGACAGATGAAGAACTAGGTTTTGTTCCGCCAGATAAATTCATCTCCATTGCTGAGGAGACGGGACTCATTCACCCACTTTGGAAAATAGCAATGAAACAAGCATGTTCGCAAATTTCAATATGGAATAGCCAAAGAAATGAACCGATTCGATTAGCTGTGAATTTCTCAGCGAAACAATTTCAAGACCCGTGTTCTTTAGTGAATCAAGTGAAGGACATCCTAGCTGAACATCAACTGGCACCAAATTTATTTGAAGTTGAAATAACAGAAAGTACATTGCTCTTTAAAACGACAGAAACGATTAAGGCACTCAAAAGTCTACAAGAGTATGGAATTTCTGTCTCGATTGATGATTTTGGAACTGGATATTCCTCTTTAAGCTACTTGAAGACTTTGCCGATTAATTGTTTGAAGATTGATCGTTCGTTTATTCAAGACATTACAGAGGACAACCGCAATGCAGAAATTCCGCTAACGATCATCAACCTTGCACGCAGCTTACACCTTGATGTCGTTGCCGAAGGAGTAGAAGAAAACCATCAAAAGGAATTCTTAGTACAAAATCAATGTAACTACATGCAAGGGTTTTTCTTTAGTAAGCCGCTAAGCAAAGACGATTTTGAAAAGAATTGGCTGTAG
- a CDS encoding sugar O-acetyltransferase, with protein MKTEKEKMLSGELYDPADPVLVEERKEARRKVRIYNQTVETEGDKRTKLLKELLGSTGENVSMEPNIRFDYGYNTHVGENFYANFDCTILDVCEVRIGDNCMLAPGVQIYTATHPLHPTERNSGKEYAKPITIGDNVWIGGSAVLNPGVTIGDNVVIASGAVVTKDVPSNTVVGGNPAKVIKEIEV; from the coding sequence ATGAAAACAGAAAAAGAAAAAATGCTATCTGGAGAACTGTATGATCCAGCTGACCCTGTATTAGTAGAAGAACGAAAAGAAGCTAGACGAAAAGTGAGAATCTATAATCAAACCGTTGAAACAGAAGGTGATAAGCGAACAAAACTATTGAAAGAGTTGCTTGGTTCAACAGGAGAAAACGTATCGATGGAACCAAACATTCGCTTTGATTACGGCTATAACACTCACGTAGGAGAAAACTTCTATGCAAACTTTGACTGTACAATTCTAGATGTTTGTGAAGTGCGAATTGGTGATAATTGTATGCTTGCTCCTGGGGTACAAATTTATACAGCGACACATCCACTTCACCCAACGGAGCGTAACTCAGGGAAAGAATATGCGAAACCGATTACGATTGGAGACAATGTATGGATTGGTGGAAGTGCTGTCTTAAACCCAGGAGTAACGATAGGAGACAATGTTGTGATTGCTTCAGGCGCCGTTGTGACAAAAGATGTGCCAAGTAATACAGTCGTTGGCGGTAATCCGGCTAAAGTCATTAAGGAAATTGAAGTATAG
- a CDS encoding AEC family transporter yields MDVFFLILLNVILPVFLLIGLGAFLHRTFKFDMGTLSKLNTYLLLPAVGFANVYQSKMGGETLLLILNFLVLQSLILMGISAGISKMFNFERSLSSTFKNSVVLSNSGNFGLPVSQLIFQYNPLGLSIQIVVMIFQNLLTYTYGLFNSVSVQSNGFKAMKVFLKNPVLYAFLLGMLLQATSISIPEYLWTPIESISSAFLAIALITLGAQSAFLKIYRFSTPLILSLLGRLVLSPCIAFIVIMTLNLEGTTAQALLIASSFPTSRNSSLFALEYGNHPEYAAQAVLLSELCSMVTVTTVVYLAQVIFL; encoded by the coding sequence ATGGATGTTTTTTTTCTTATATTATTAAATGTCATTTTGCCCGTATTTTTATTAATAGGATTAGGTGCGTTTCTCCATCGGACATTCAAATTTGATATGGGGACATTATCTAAATTGAATACGTACCTACTATTACCAGCAGTCGGGTTTGCCAATGTCTATCAAAGCAAAATGGGAGGAGAGACGCTTCTGCTCATTCTTAATTTCCTCGTATTGCAAAGCCTTATTCTCATGGGGATCAGTGCAGGGATTTCAAAGATGTTTAACTTCGAGCGTAGCTTATCTTCGACTTTTAAAAACAGTGTCGTATTGAGCAACTCTGGAAATTTCGGATTGCCTGTCAGTCAACTTATTTTCCAGTATAATCCATTAGGGTTATCGATTCAAATTGTCGTCATGATCTTTCAAAATTTGCTTACTTACACGTATGGATTATTTAATTCTGTTTCCGTTCAAAGCAACGGGTTCAAAGCGATGAAGGTCTTCTTGAAGAATCCTGTTTTATATGCTTTTTTGCTAGGGATGCTGCTTCAAGCTACATCAATCAGCATTCCCGAATACTTATGGACACCCATTGAGAGCATCTCAAGCGCCTTTTTAGCAATAGCTCTCATCACATTAGGTGCCCAAAGTGCCTTTTTAAAAATTTACCGGTTTTCTACCCCGTTGATCCTAAGCCTTCTTGGGAGATTAGTGCTATCCCCTTGTATAGCATTTATCGTCATTATGACCTTGAATTTAGAAGGAACAACGGCACAAGCTTTATTAATTGCAAGCTCGTTTCCAACTTCAAGAAACAGCTCCCTTTTTGCTTTGGAGTACGGGAATCATCCTGAATATGCAGCGCAGGCCGTATTGCTGTCTGAATTATGCAGTATGGTTACGGTTACGACGGTCGTGTATTTGGCTCAGGTGATATTCTTGTAA
- a CDS encoding voltage-gated chloride channel family protein, with protein sequence MYKNLLVTLFKWIFFGVMIGFIIGSTTSFLLHTNDFLGETRKDNSWLILFLPLAGLVLGYIYMNLGTSAGTELYKGNNLVIEGVHGKAKILRRLGPIVYLGTFMTVLFGGSTGREGAAIQMGGSVAEAVNTFFKVNVIDTKILLMSGISAGFGAAFGTPITGAIFGMEMVALGKMKYEAIVPCLVSSFVGHYTAEKIWGTEHETFIIQTVPELSLLSFAKVILLAILFGLVSVLYSQLRHGIHKVSEKYTKKNHAVRAFIGGMIIVVLTFIIGTNDYNGRSLDMLEESFSQDVPPFAFLAKLVFTAVTLGTGFVGGEAIPLFFIGATLGNTLYHFIDFPMSFVAAVGMIATFCGGANTPIAAFLLAVEMFDGQGMEFFFVACFTSYLFSGHHGLWPSQMIYEPKSRLFKIANGKTIKDVEQKKKY encoded by the coding sequence GTGTATAAAAACCTGTTAGTAACTCTATTTAAATGGATTTTTTTTGGAGTGATGATCGGTTTCATTATTGGCTCTACAACATCCTTTCTTTTACATACCAATGATTTTCTTGGAGAGACACGGAAAGACAATTCTTGGTTGATTCTTTTTCTCCCTTTAGCAGGATTGGTCCTAGGTTACATCTATATGAATTTAGGGACGAGCGCTGGAACGGAATTATATAAAGGAAATAATCTTGTAATCGAGGGGGTTCATGGAAAGGCCAAGATACTACGAAGGTTGGGGCCTATAGTCTATTTAGGAACATTTATGACGGTCTTATTTGGCGGATCGACAGGTAGAGAAGGTGCGGCCATTCAAATGGGAGGAAGTGTCGCTGAAGCTGTAAATACGTTCTTTAAAGTGAATGTTATCGATACGAAGATTTTGTTGATGAGTGGAATTAGCGCTGGGTTCGGTGCAGCCTTTGGTACACCGATAACGGGTGCTATTTTTGGAATGGAAATGGTCGCTTTAGGAAAGATGAAATACGAAGCAATCGTTCCTTGCCTAGTATCGAGTTTTGTCGGACACTACACCGCTGAAAAAATTTGGGGGACTGAACATGAAACATTCATCATTCAAACCGTACCAGAACTATCGCTCCTGTCATTTGCGAAAGTCATTTTATTAGCTATTCTTTTTGGTCTTGTAAGTGTGTTATATAGCCAATTAAGACACGGAATACATAAGGTTTCAGAAAAATACACAAAGAAAAACCATGCAGTACGAGCCTTCATTGGAGGAATGATCATTGTTGTTTTAACATTTATAATTGGAACTAATGATTACAATGGGCGTAGTTTAGATATGTTAGAGGAGTCATTTTCACAAGATGTTCCTCCCTTTGCCTTTCTGGCCAAGCTCGTCTTTACAGCGGTAACTTTAGGGACTGGTTTTGTAGGTGGAGAAGCAATACCATTATTTTTTATAGGGGCAACGTTAGGAAATACGTTATATCACTTTATTGACTTTCCAATGTCTTTTGTGGCAGCCGTAGGGATGATTGCGACATTTTGTGGCGGTGCCAATACGCCAATCGCCGCTTTCCTTTTAGCCGTAGAGATGTTTGATGGACAAGGAATGGAGTTTTTTTTCGTTGCGTGCTTCACAAGTTATCTATTCTCAGGTCACCATGGACTGTGGCCTTCTCAAATGATCTATGAACCAAAGAGTCGCCTTTTTAAAATTGCTAATGGGAAAACGATTAAAGATGTTGAACAAAAGAAAAAGTATTAA
- a CDS encoding LysR family transcriptional regulator has translation MEERDWLILKVLYEKKNITKTAQSLYISQPTLTKRIQQIEKEFDQPIISRGAKGVQFTPQGEYLVDCADEMLARLRKIKDTVKNMDHEVNGTLQLGVSNYITRHKLPALLKRFREQFPKVKYKVVTGWSRDIFTLAYHHDVHIGIVRGDYQWAGSKELLFEETICIASKEKIALNDLPQLPRIQYETDATLKTLIDNWWTGTFTEPPLIEMEVDKADTCKEMIVNGLGYGILPSVLVDDQPDLYRVDIKNEQGQPLKRKTWMLYHNESLEMKVVKEFVEFMRKLDIKNDL, from the coding sequence ATGGAAGAACGTGATTGGCTGATCTTAAAAGTTCTGTATGAGAAAAAGAACATTACGAAAACAGCACAAAGCTTATATATTTCACAGCCAACATTAACGAAAAGAATTCAACAAATCGAAAAAGAGTTTGATCAACCGATTATCAGCCGGGGAGCAAAAGGGGTTCAATTTACACCTCAAGGGGAATATTTAGTGGATTGTGCGGATGAAATGCTTGCTCGTCTTCGCAAAATCAAAGATACAGTGAAGAATATGGATCACGAAGTAAATGGGACTTTACAATTAGGAGTTTCGAATTACATCACGAGACATAAGCTGCCAGCACTGTTAAAACGGTTCCGTGAGCAATTTCCAAAAGTGAAATATAAAGTGGTAACAGGGTGGAGCCGTGACATCTTTACTCTTGCGTATCATCATGATGTTCATATTGGTATTGTGCGAGGGGATTACCAATGGGCGGGTTCCAAGGAGCTTCTTTTTGAAGAAACGATTTGCATTGCCTCAAAAGAAAAGATTGCTCTAAACGACTTACCGCAATTGCCGCGAATACAATATGAGACAGATGCGACATTGAAGACGTTAATTGATAATTGGTGGACGGGGACCTTTACGGAACCTCCTTTAATCGAGATGGAAGTGGACAAAGCAGATACATGTAAGGAAATGATCGTGAACGGTCTAGGGTATGGAATCCTCCCGAGTGTACTGGTCGATGATCAGCCAGACCTTTATCGAGTCGATATTAAAAATGAACAAGGCCAACCTCTTAAAAGAAAAACGTGGATGCTTTATCACAATGAATCTCTTGAAATGAAAGTTGTGAAAGAATTTGTTGAGTTTATGAGGAAATTGGATATAAAAAATGATCTTTAA
- a CDS encoding alpha/beta fold hydrolase: protein MEKETIIFLHGIVGNKNAFKKEIAKLKEQYHCICYDLYDVHEVGLSLTVLIERLSHQYKKAKLKKAHLCALSFGSLIAVAFAKKYPDMVESITVVGGYCCQVPSRFYTNVTTMLEKKDQIDYEEWVCEYARLLNPNVDSIAEDSEAIFIQYAKQVHPVVLEKLIRMQLEFDSKTALAGLTMPVLWVMGEYDELYKGTLSHLKTQIPHVEYHEIQRAGHVAHIHQPELFMLLFQTFLRKGHHSKIA from the coding sequence TTGGAAAAAGAAACGATAATTTTTTTGCATGGGATTGTTGGAAATAAGAATGCGTTTAAAAAAGAAATAGCAAAGTTGAAAGAACAGTATCATTGTATCTGTTATGATTTGTATGACGTTCATGAAGTCGGACTTTCGTTAACCGTTTTGATTGAGCGACTTTCTCATCAATATAAGAAAGCAAAACTGAAGAAGGCTCATCTTTGTGCGCTCAGTTTTGGAAGCCTGATTGCGGTAGCGTTTGCGAAGAAGTATCCAGACATGGTTGAGAGTATCACGGTTGTTGGCGGGTATTGCTGTCAAGTTCCGTCACGATTTTATACAAATGTTACGACAATGCTTGAGAAGAAAGACCAAATTGATTATGAGGAGTGGGTTTGTGAATATGCACGCCTCTTAAATCCCAATGTAGATAGCATCGCAGAAGATTCTGAAGCCATTTTTATTCAATATGCTAAGCAAGTCCATCCGGTTGTTTTAGAGAAGCTGATTCGCATGCAGCTTGAGTTTGATTCAAAAACGGCATTAGCTGGTTTAACGATGCCTGTTTTATGGGTGATGGGGGAGTATGATGAATTGTATAAAGGAACTCTTTCACATCTGAAAACCCAAATTCCACATGTGGAGTATCATGAGATTCAGCGGGCTGGGCATGTGGCGCATATTCATCAACCAGAGTTGTTTATGTTGCTTTTCCAAACGTTCTTAAGGAAGGGTCATCATAGTAAAATTGCTTAA